A section of the Mycolicibacterium anyangense genome encodes:
- a CDS encoding DUF732 domain-containing protein, whose translation MNVTRLAMVAATAIAAPLVLATPAHADPDTDFANQLHVFGIYGPRDYNAWIGKITCKRLNAGLDKDAYQSAKFILTNLPNGSTQAQAVQFLGAAISTYCPDQVGVLQRAANQ comes from the coding sequence ATGAACGTCACGAGGCTTGCCATGGTAGCCGCAACTGCCATCGCGGCGCCGCTGGTCCTGGCCACGCCGGCACACGCCGATCCCGACACCGATTTCGCCAACCAGCTGCACGTTTTCGGGATCTACGGTCCGCGTGACTACAACGCCTGGATCGGCAAGATCACCTGCAAGCGCCTCAACGCGGGCCTGGACAAGGACGCCTACCAGTCGGCCAAGTTCATTCTGACCAACCTGCCCAACGGGTCCACCCAGGCCCAGGCAGTGCAGTTCCTGGGCGCGGCGATCAGCACCTACTGCCCGGACCAGGTCGGCGTCCTGCAGCGGGCCGCCAACCAGTAA
- a CDS encoding MmpS family transport accessory protein: MVRALRRGWIPVVILVVVAIAGFAVFRLHGVFGKTELTRPGSGLANDTKPFNPKTVTYEIFGPPGTVATVNYLDLDATPQIARDVSLPWTVTLTTTAPAASANIVAQGDSDTIGCRITVNGELKDEKTSNGVNAQTFCLVKSA, from the coding sequence ATGGTCAGGGCACTCAGACGCGGGTGGATACCGGTGGTCATCCTGGTCGTGGTGGCCATCGCGGGCTTCGCCGTGTTCCGCCTGCACGGCGTCTTCGGCAAGACCGAACTCACCCGTCCCGGCAGTGGACTGGCCAATGACACCAAGCCGTTCAACCCCAAGACGGTGACCTACGAGATCTTCGGCCCACCCGGCACGGTGGCCACCGTCAACTATCTCGACCTCGACGCCACCCCACAGATCGCCAGGGACGTCAGCCTGCCCTGGACGGTCACCTTGACCACCACCGCCCCGGCCGCCAGTGCCAACATCGTCGCCCAGGGCGACAGCGACACCATCGGCTGCCGGATCACCGTCAACGGTGAACTCAAGGACGAAAAGACCTCCAACGGCGTCAACGCCCAAACCTTCTGTCTGGTGAAGTCCGCATGA
- a CDS encoding MMPL/RND family transporter, whose translation MSQPPAAHSLIPRLVRTFAVPVVLFWFGLVVVLSVAVPPLEQVSQEHTVSLAPEDAPSMQAMKRVGKDFQEFDSNSSAMILLESDQPLGAEAHHYYDGLIQKLKEDPKHVEHVQDFWGDPLTAAGSQSADGKAAYVQVYLAGNQGESLANESVDAVQKIVAANPPPAGLKVYVTGPTALSHDQHNVGDSAVKIVEMVTIAVIFIMLVLVYRSVVTTVLVLVMVFLELTAARGVIAFLGNAEVIGLSTFAVNLLATLSIAAATDYAIFLIGRYHEARQAGEDRETAYYTMYHGTAHVILGSGLTIAGATLCLHFARLPYFMSLGFPLAIGMLVVVFAALTFGPAVIAIGSRFRNTFEPKRKMNTHLWRRVGTAVVRWPAPILVASIALALVGLLALPSYTTNYNDRNYLPKDIPANVGYAAADRHFPQARMNPEMLLIETDHDVRNPADMLVIDRVAKSVFHIPGIGRVQTITRPLGTPIEHTSIPFLISMSGTNQTMNMSYLQDRMKDMLKMGDELQVTIDTMERMLALTKQMVGITHDMVSKTKQMVADTNEIRDHLANFDDFFRPIRNYFYWEPHCYDIPICQALRSIFDALDGVDTLSDDLQSVVVDMDRLDVLMPKMVTIMPPMIATMKSMKASMLTMQSTMNGLQDQMEAMQQNATAMGQAFDASKNDDSFYLPPEVFDNPDFKRGLKMFVSPDGKAVRFIISHEGDPATPEGISHIDKIKNAAFEAIKGSPLEGSKVYLGGTASVYKDMQHGANYDLLIAGIAALCLIFIIMLVITRAVVASAVIVGTVLLSLGASFGLSVLLWQHILGQPLHWMVIAMAVIILLAVGSDYNLLLVARFKEEVHAGLNTGIIRAMAGSGSVVTSAGLVFAFTMGSMAISPLKVAGQVGTTIALGLLFDTLIVRSFMTPSIAALLGRWFWWPQRLRQRPRPQKWPSPRGDESDTTDQLAVGASPEGRSP comes from the coding sequence ATGAGCCAGCCACCAGCAGCACACTCGCTGATTCCCCGACTGGTCCGCACGTTCGCGGTACCGGTCGTGTTGTTCTGGTTCGGGCTGGTCGTCGTGCTCAGCGTCGCGGTCCCGCCACTCGAGCAGGTCAGCCAGGAGCACACCGTCTCGCTGGCACCCGAGGACGCCCCGTCGATGCAGGCGATGAAGCGGGTCGGCAAGGATTTCCAGGAGTTCGACTCCAACAGTTCGGCGATGATCCTGCTGGAAAGCGACCAGCCGCTGGGCGCCGAGGCGCACCACTACTACGACGGCTTGATCCAGAAGCTGAAGGAAGATCCCAAGCACGTCGAGCACGTGCAGGACTTCTGGGGCGACCCGCTGACCGCGGCCGGCTCCCAGAGCGCCGACGGCAAGGCTGCCTACGTCCAGGTCTATCTCGCCGGCAACCAGGGCGAGAGCCTGGCCAACGAATCGGTGGACGCGGTCCAGAAGATCGTCGCCGCCAACCCTCCCCCCGCCGGGCTCAAGGTCTACGTCACCGGGCCGACGGCCCTGAGCCATGATCAGCACAACGTCGGCGATTCGGCGGTCAAGATCGTCGAGATGGTGACCATCGCGGTCATCTTCATCATGCTGGTGCTGGTCTACCGGTCTGTCGTCACCACGGTGCTGGTGCTGGTCATGGTGTTCCTGGAACTCACCGCCGCCCGCGGCGTCATCGCGTTCCTGGGTAATGCAGAGGTCATCGGCCTGTCGACGTTCGCGGTGAACCTGCTGGCGACGCTGTCGATCGCCGCGGCCACCGACTACGCGATCTTCCTGATCGGGCGCTATCACGAGGCGCGGCAGGCCGGTGAAGACCGCGAGACCGCCTACTACACGATGTACCACGGCACCGCCCACGTCATCCTGGGCTCCGGGTTGACCATCGCCGGCGCGACGCTCTGCCTGCACTTCGCCCGGCTGCCCTACTTCATGTCGCTGGGCTTCCCGCTGGCCATCGGCATGCTCGTGGTGGTGTTCGCGGCGCTGACGTTCGGCCCCGCGGTGATCGCGATCGGCAGTCGGTTCCGCAATACGTTCGAGCCCAAACGCAAGATGAACACCCATCTGTGGCGCCGGGTCGGCACCGCGGTGGTGCGCTGGCCCGCACCGATCCTGGTGGCCTCGATCGCGCTGGCCCTGGTGGGCCTGCTGGCGCTGCCGTCCTACACCACCAACTACAACGACCGGAACTACCTGCCCAAGGACATCCCGGCCAACGTGGGCTACGCCGCCGCCGACCGGCACTTCCCGCAGGCGCGGATGAACCCCGAGATGCTGCTCATCGAGACCGACCACGATGTGCGCAACCCGGCGGACATGCTCGTCATCGACCGTGTCGCCAAGTCGGTGTTCCACATTCCGGGCATCGGCCGGGTGCAGACCATCACCCGCCCGCTGGGCACCCCGATCGAGCACACCTCGATCCCGTTCCTGATCAGCATGTCTGGCACCAACCAGACGATGAACATGTCCTACCTGCAGGACCGCATGAAAGACATGCTGAAGATGGGTGACGAATTGCAGGTCACCATCGACACCATGGAACGGATGCTGGCGCTGACCAAGCAGATGGTCGGCATCACCCACGACATGGTGAGCAAGACCAAGCAGATGGTGGCCGACACCAACGAAATCCGGGACCACCTGGCTAATTTTGATGATTTCTTCCGGCCGATCCGCAATTACTTCTACTGGGAACCGCACTGCTACGACATCCCGATCTGCCAGGCACTGCGGTCCATCTTCGATGCGCTCGACGGCGTCGACACGCTCAGTGACGACCTGCAGTCGGTGGTCGTCGATATGGACCGGCTCGATGTGCTGATGCCCAAGATGGTGACGATCATGCCGCCGATGATCGCGACCATGAAGAGCATGAAGGCGTCGATGCTGACGATGCAGTCGACGATGAACGGCTTGCAGGATCAGATGGAGGCGATGCAGCAGAACGCCACCGCGATGGGTCAGGCGTTCGACGCCTCCAAGAACGACGACTCTTTCTACCTGCCACCGGAAGTGTTCGACAACCCGGACTTCAAGCGCGGTCTGAAGATGTTCGTCTCGCCGGACGGAAAAGCGGTGCGGTTCATCATCTCTCACGAGGGTGACCCGGCGACGCCAGAGGGCATCTCGCACATCGACAAGATCAAGAATGCGGCGTTCGAGGCCATCAAGGGCAGCCCGCTGGAGGGGTCGAAGGTTTATCTGGGCGGCACCGCGTCGGTCTACAAGGACATGCAACACGGCGCCAATTACGACCTGCTGATCGCCGGTATCGCGGCACTGTGCCTGATCTTCATCATCATGCTGGTCATCACCCGGGCCGTGGTGGCCTCGGCGGTCATCGTGGGCACCGTGCTGTTGTCGCTGGGCGCCTCGTTCGGCCTGTCGGTACTGCTGTGGCAGCACATCCTGGGCCAGCCGCTGCACTGGATGGTGATCGCGATGGCGGTGATCATCCTGCTGGCAGTGGGTTCGGACTACAACCTGCTGCTGGTCGCGCGCTTCAAGGAAGAGGTCCACGCCGGATTGAACACCGGCATCATCCGGGCGATGGCCGGCAGCGGTTCGGTGGTGACCTCGGCGGGCCTGGTCTTCGCGTTCACGATGGGTTCGATGGCGATCAGTCCACTGAAGGTCGCCGGCCAGGTCGGCACGACCATTGCGCTGGGCCTGCTGTTCGACACCCTGATCGTGCGGTCGTTCATGACACCGTCCATCGCCGCGCTGCTGGGCCGTTGGTTCTGGTGGCCGCAGCGGTTGCGTCAGCGCCCGCGGCCGCAGAAGTGGCCGTCACCGCGCGGCGACGAATCGGACACCACCGATCAACTCGCTGTGGGCGCCAGCCCCGAAGGCCGTTCACCGTGA
- a CDS encoding nuclear transport factor 2 family protein: protein MTAPVIERWLRFIEAGQTDELDDLLAEDAVFYSPAVFTPQHGRQKTATYLRAAEKLFSASNFRYIGQWVESRSAVLEFTAEVDGLTVDGIDMIQWNDDGKITSVKVMIRPLKALQAIVPRMGELLEMR, encoded by the coding sequence GTGACCGCTCCCGTCATCGAGCGCTGGCTGCGTTTCATCGAAGCCGGGCAGACCGATGAGCTCGACGACCTGCTGGCCGAGGACGCGGTGTTCTACTCTCCCGCCGTTTTCACCCCGCAGCATGGCAGGCAGAAGACCGCCACCTACCTGCGTGCCGCAGAAAAGTTGTTCTCCGCCAGCAACTTCCGCTACATCGGACAATGGGTCGAGAGTCGTTCTGCGGTACTGGAATTCACCGCCGAGGTCGACGGGCTGACCGTCGACGGCATCGACATGATCCAGTGGAATGACGACGGGAAGATCACGTCGGTCAAGGTGATGATCCGGCCACTGAAGGCCTTGCAGGCGATCGTTCCCCGAATGGGCGAACTACTGGAAATGCGATAA
- a CDS encoding DUF4185 domain-containing protein, protein MGASKNASAYVGRMGALAVALGVGAAIANGAAVAWADDSPGAGAAGSTASSPGRDAGSTSAGPTSTGASARSRKAPADSGASGSKSGKSAASRTVVTSSGGAVTSGATPSSAPSPQSTAPSSLSSPAPAAATGTTAVTEPVSRVITPPKPAAIPVAAPVVSRILSAVGLPVPGAANSPVAPTPAPSPAIWTLAAWARREVDPAPAISPVVAATTTAQAAQSAAVAAAATTSTGSLATRNVGWVTGPGITNGFGIYGTDLGIMWEYAGRIQLAFGDTFSGPNMTGDWRSNALLLSTDTNLTNGLSLLQTGYAYQFIPSAPGALFPILNSEVTIIPTSAVTVGQQEYVNYMSVKSWDTPGRWTTNYSAMSQFVPGPNGGQWVLVPSTIRSAGWFRSSTPYVPGSQNFQQAAYVLEPTSQVADGEPQYLYAFGTPSGRAGSAYLSRVAVGSETDLTKYQYWDGSNWVQGKPAVATPILGDSTSSPGLFGPIIDLANNPNFFGGWFAGLTGAKTGGNVSEMSVQYNQYLNKYVVLYANGQNNVVLRTADRPEGPWSDPITIATSAQYPGLYAPMIHPWSGTGKLVDSSGDPDVSNLYWNMSLWGPYNVTLMQTDLTPLHTTVV, encoded by the coding sequence ATGGGTGCTTCGAAGAACGCCTCGGCGTACGTGGGCCGGATGGGGGCATTGGCGGTGGCCCTGGGGGTCGGGGCAGCGATCGCCAACGGCGCTGCGGTGGCGTGGGCCGACGACAGCCCAGGGGCAGGCGCGGCCGGCTCGACGGCCAGTTCGCCGGGCCGCGATGCGGGGTCGACGAGCGCCGGGCCCACATCCACGGGCGCCTCGGCGCGAAGCAGGAAGGCCCCCGCTGATTCCGGCGCGTCGGGGTCGAAGTCCGGCAAGAGCGCCGCGTCGCGCACCGTCGTGACGAGTTCCGGAGGGGCGGTGACCAGCGGGGCGACCCCGTCGTCCGCACCGTCGCCACAGTCCACCGCACCGTCCTCCCTATCGAGCCCCGCGCCCGCGGCGGCGACCGGCACCACTGCCGTCACCGAACCCGTCAGCCGGGTCATCACGCCACCGAAGCCTGCCGCCATCCCGGTCGCCGCACCGGTGGTATCGCGCATACTCTCGGCCGTCGGCCTGCCGGTGCCGGGTGCCGCGAACTCGCCGGTGGCGCCCACCCCCGCTCCGTCGCCCGCCATCTGGACGCTGGCGGCCTGGGCCCGGCGCGAGGTCGATCCCGCACCGGCCATCTCCCCCGTCGTCGCGGCGACGACCACGGCGCAGGCCGCGCAGTCGGCTGCGGTGGCCGCTGCGGCGACCACCTCGACCGGCTCGCTGGCCACCCGCAATGTCGGCTGGGTGACCGGCCCGGGCATCACCAACGGTTTCGGGATCTACGGAACCGATCTCGGCATCATGTGGGAGTACGCGGGGCGGATTCAGCTGGCCTTCGGCGACACCTTCAGCGGGCCGAACATGACCGGTGACTGGCGGTCGAACGCGCTGCTGCTGAGCACCGACACCAATCTGACCAACGGCCTGAGTCTGCTGCAGACCGGCTACGCCTACCAGTTCATCCCGAGCGCACCGGGCGCCCTGTTCCCGATCCTCAACTCCGAGGTGACGATCATCCCGACCTCCGCGGTCACGGTGGGCCAGCAGGAGTACGTCAACTACATGTCGGTCAAGTCCTGGGACACCCCGGGCCGCTGGACCACCAACTACTCGGCGATGTCCCAGTTCGTTCCCGGACCGAACGGTGGCCAGTGGGTACTGGTGCCCTCGACGATCCGCTCGGCCGGCTGGTTCCGGTCCTCGACGCCCTACGTTCCGGGCAGCCAGAACTTCCAGCAGGCGGCCTACGTACTCGAGCCCACCAGTCAGGTCGCCGATGGTGAACCGCAGTACCTGTACGCCTTCGGCACCCCGTCGGGCCGCGCCGGGTCGGCATACCTGTCGCGGGTCGCGGTCGGCAGCGAGACCGATCTGACCAAGTACCAGTACTGGGACGGCAGCAATTGGGTGCAGGGCAAGCCCGCGGTCGCCACCCCGATCCTCGGTGACTCCACCAGCTCCCCCGGGCTCTTCGGTCCCATCATCGACCTGGCCAACAACCCCAACTTCTTCGGCGGCTGGTTCGCCGGGCTGACCGGCGCCAAGACCGGCGGCAACGTCAGCGAAATGTCGGTGCAGTACAACCAGTACCTGAACAAGTACGTGGTGCTCTACGCCAACGGCCAGAACAACGTGGTGCTGCGGACCGCCGACCGGCCGGAGGGACCGTGGTCCGATCCGATCACGATCGCGACGTCGGCGCAGTACCCGGGCTTGTATGCGCCGATGATCCATCCGTGGTCGGGCACCGGGAAACTGGTGGACAGCAGCGGCGATCCCGATGTCAGCAACCTGTACTGGAACATGTCACTGTGGGGTCCCTACAACGTGACCCTGATGCAGACCGATCTGACGCCACTGCACACCACGGTGGTGTAG
- a CDS encoding aldo/keto reductase translates to MKYLEVPGVGLVSRIGLGTWQFGSSEWGYGDEYAHGAAHEIVQRALALGVTFFDTAEVYGFGRSERILGEALGAERANVAVASKIFPVAPFPPVIRQREKASAQRLGVNRIPLYQIHQPNPVVPDSVIMPGLRDLLDSGAIGAAGVSNYSLARWRKADAALGRPVISNQVHFSLAHAGPLDDLVPFAERENRVIIAWSPLEQGLLGGKYGLDNRPGGIRAANPLFGTANLRRAEPLLQTLRDVAAEVGAQPAQVALAWLISLPGVVAIPGASSVEQLEFNVAAADIELSPESRDVLTAAAKAFTPVSAARFVADSVRERLGLG, encoded by the coding sequence ATGAAATATCTCGAAGTACCGGGTGTCGGCCTGGTCAGCCGGATCGGCCTGGGCACCTGGCAGTTCGGCTCCAGCGAATGGGGCTACGGCGACGAGTACGCCCACGGGGCGGCACACGAGATCGTGCAGCGTGCCCTTGCCCTGGGAGTGACGTTCTTCGACACCGCCGAGGTCTACGGCTTCGGTCGCAGTGAACGGATTCTCGGCGAGGCCCTCGGTGCGGAACGGGCCAACGTCGCGGTGGCCAGCAAGATCTTCCCGGTGGCTCCCTTCCCACCGGTGATCCGCCAGCGCGAGAAGGCCAGCGCCCAGCGGCTGGGGGTGAACCGGATCCCGCTCTATCAGATCCATCAGCCCAACCCGGTGGTCCCCGATTCGGTGATCATGCCCGGGTTGCGCGACCTGTTGGACAGCGGTGCGATCGGCGCGGCCGGTGTGTCCAACTACTCGCTGGCGCGGTGGCGTAAAGCCGATGCGGCACTGGGCCGCCCGGTGATCAGCAATCAGGTGCACTTCTCGCTGGCGCACGCCGGCCCGCTCGACGACCTGGTCCCGTTCGCCGAACGGGAGAACCGGGTCATCATCGCGTGGAGCCCACTGGAGCAGGGGCTGCTGGGCGGCAAGTACGGCCTGGACAACCGCCCGGGCGGGATCCGGGCTGCCAACCCGCTGTTCGGTACCGCGAACTTGCGGCGGGCCGAGCCGCTGCTGCAGACATTGCGCGATGTGGCGGCCGAGGTCGGCGCGCAACCCGCTCAGGTGGCGCTGGCCTGGCTGATCAGCCTGCCCGGTGTGGTCGCGATACCGGGTGCCTCCAGCGTGGAACAGCTCGAATTCAACGTCGCCGCAGCCGATATCGAACTGTCCCCGGAGTCGAGGGACGTGCTGACCGCGGCGGCGAAGGCGTTCACACCGGTATCGGCGGCCCGATTCGTGGCCGACTCGGTGCGGGAGCGGCTAGGACTGGGCTGA
- a CDS encoding TVP38/TMEM64 family protein has translation MTDAAQSPAARRWPHILRLVLFVAVLLTMFYLVAIARVVHVEQVRDAVAATGPIAPVAYLLAAAALAAIFVPGPLLAAGSGFLFGPLLGTFVTLGSTVTTAMIAAAIGRRAGRDSARALIGPDWSERIDGQIKRRGLWAVVGQRFIPGISDALASYAFGAFGMPLWQMAIGAFIGSAPRAFVYTALGASISNLSSPLAYAAIGVWCVTAIIGAFAAHRGYRNWRARRR, from the coding sequence ATGACTGACGCCGCGCAGTCCCCCGCGGCCCGCCGCTGGCCACACATCCTGCGCCTAGTGCTGTTCGTCGCGGTGCTGCTCACGATGTTCTATCTGGTCGCCATCGCCCGCGTCGTCCACGTCGAACAGGTCCGCGACGCCGTCGCTGCGACCGGACCCATCGCGCCCGTGGCCTATCTGCTGGCGGCTGCCGCGCTGGCCGCGATCTTCGTCCCCGGGCCACTACTGGCCGCGGGCAGCGGATTTCTGTTCGGCCCCCTGCTCGGCACTTTCGTGACGCTCGGCTCAACGGTCACGACGGCGATGATCGCGGCTGCGATCGGACGACGGGCGGGGCGGGACAGTGCTCGCGCACTGATCGGACCGGACTGGTCCGAACGCATCGACGGCCAGATCAAGCGGCGCGGACTGTGGGCGGTGGTCGGGCAGCGATTCATCCCGGGCATCTCCGACGCGCTGGCATCGTATGCCTTCGGCGCTTTCGGAATGCCTTTGTGGCAGATGGCAATTGGGGCGTTCATCGGCTCGGCGCCGCGAGCTTTCGTCTACACCGCCCTCGGGGCGTCGATCTCGAATCTGTCGTCGCCGCTGGCATACGCCGCGATCGGGGTGTGGTGCGTGACCGCCATCATCGGGGCGTTCGCCGCGCACCGGGGTTACCGCAATTGGCGGGCTCGACGCCGATAA
- a CDS encoding DUF2237 family protein, with amino-acid sequence MAERNVLGEELQPCGTDPLTGFYRDGCCSTGPEDIGLHTICAVVTAEFLEHQRSIGNDLSTPMPQYRFPGLEPGDRWCVTARNWLRAHQDGCAAPVVLACTQESTLDLIPLETLRQYAVDVPDDLDGWS; translated from the coding sequence GTGGCTGAACGCAATGTTCTTGGCGAGGAACTGCAACCCTGCGGCACCGACCCACTGACCGGCTTCTATCGAGACGGCTGCTGTTCGACCGGGCCGGAGGACATCGGCCTGCACACCATTTGCGCGGTGGTGACGGCGGAGTTTCTGGAGCACCAGCGCTCGATCGGCAACGACCTGTCGACGCCGATGCCCCAGTACCGGTTTCCGGGATTGGAGCCCGGGGACCGGTGGTGCGTCACAGCCCGGAACTGGCTGCGCGCCCATCAGGACGGGTGCGCAGCTCCGGTGGTGCTGGCGTGTACCCAAGAGAGCACCCTGGACCTGATACCACTGGAGACGCTGCGGCAGTACGCCGTCGACGTGCCCGATGATCTGGACGGCTGGTCCTAG
- a CDS encoding CDGP domain-containing protein, protein MAKRLATALAAAAASGAIAAPPANADVQPGCESIPWGFLGTQTRSICDGPLQADGSWVRFRMVWVPAHQVPVRTSCGTYICTTSGGYWQDEQVFEKVKYPVTPDTVVPGEPGWLPPTYTDAGGFTPINFG, encoded by the coding sequence ATGGCCAAAAGATTAGCTACAGCCCTTGCTGCCGCGGCGGCGAGCGGGGCCATAGCTGCACCTCCGGCAAACGCAGACGTTCAGCCGGGCTGCGAGAGCATCCCGTGGGGATTCCTCGGAACCCAGACCCGCAGCATCTGCGACGGGCCGCTTCAGGCGGACGGCAGTTGGGTGCGATTCCGGATGGTCTGGGTACCAGCGCACCAAGTACCGGTTCGAACCAGTTGCGGGACGTACATCTGCACGACCAGTGGCGGCTACTGGCAGGACGAGCAGGTATTCGAAAAGGTGAAGTACCCCGTTACGCCCGACACGGTGGTGCCAGGCGAGCCCGGGTGGCTGCCGCCGACGTACACCGACGCGGGGGGTTTCACCCCCATCAACTTCGGCTAG
- a CDS encoding PE-PPE domain-containing protein, with protein sequence MGKVARSGALAVLIFGAALLVTLTPLPSAVVALAATALYMGGTGHPLSIPEDTTEYITQYVGNADASYVTPSGLCGSVCSPIAVYGPEQFRFDTGLSDMPYDQSVAIGLANLDACLRKKPCTVTDPPFTSTGTSTLTDTSYVVFGYSQSAAIAALEKYDLIAHPPPGTTVSFIINANPNRPNGGILERFVGWHLPIIGVTFNGAMTTNSPEPHPITTVDVANQYEPVADFPTNPLNLLADLNVLVGFLYFHPETAYFASTDVRLQGQYQDTTYYLAPAKTVPLLMPLEQIPVIGPALAATLDPPLRVLIEAGYDRTINPGQPTPARWLFVPDLLKTAANFLEAIPTGWDNGIATLTGDPTNRPFHTTAPGPYGVGGPPVDTGAIDPYGSPTPFTPAPAAAAPNSHTAHGKRATAKPSRTAIAAPRQRAAHAATTGGTGRRSAASRS encoded by the coding sequence ATGGGCAAAGTCGCCCGATCGGGCGCGCTCGCCGTCCTGATATTCGGCGCGGCGCTGCTCGTGACGCTGACGCCGCTGCCGTCGGCGGTTGTCGCGCTGGCTGCCACGGCCCTGTACATGGGCGGCACCGGCCACCCGCTGAGCATCCCCGAGGACACCACCGAGTACATCACCCAGTACGTCGGCAACGCCGACGCCAGCTACGTCACGCCGTCCGGGTTGTGCGGATCCGTGTGTTCGCCGATCGCGGTGTACGGCCCTGAACAGTTCCGCTTCGATACCGGCTTGTCGGACATGCCCTACGACCAGTCGGTGGCGATCGGGCTGGCCAATCTGGATGCCTGCCTGCGTAAGAAGCCGTGTACCGTCACCGACCCGCCGTTCACCAGTACCGGCACGTCCACGCTGACCGACACCTCCTACGTGGTCTTCGGATACTCCCAGAGCGCGGCGATCGCCGCGTTGGAGAAGTACGACCTCATCGCGCATCCGCCGCCGGGAACCACGGTGAGCTTCATCATCAACGCGAACCCGAACCGTCCCAACGGCGGCATCCTCGAGCGGTTCGTCGGCTGGCACCTCCCGATCATCGGTGTGACCTTCAATGGCGCGATGACCACGAATTCCCCTGAGCCGCATCCCATTACCACGGTCGATGTAGCCAACCAGTATGAGCCGGTGGCCGACTTCCCGACCAACCCGCTGAACCTGCTGGCCGATCTCAACGTCCTGGTCGGATTCCTCTACTTCCATCCCGAGACGGCGTACTTCGCCTCGACCGATGTCCGGCTGCAGGGCCAATACCAAGACACCACCTACTATCTCGCGCCGGCGAAGACGGTGCCCCTGCTGATGCCGCTCGAGCAGATTCCGGTCATCGGTCCTGCATTGGCCGCCACGTTGGACCCGCCACTGCGTGTTCTCATCGAAGCGGGTTACGACCGCACCATCAATCCCGGCCAACCCACCCCGGCCAGATGGCTTTTTGTTCCCGACCTTCTCAAGACGGCGGCGAACTTCCTGGAAGCGATCCCGACCGGCTGGGACAACGGGATCGCCACGCTCACCGGTGATCCGACGAACCGGCCCTTCCACACCACTGCGCCGGGACCCTACGGTGTCGGCGGGCCACCGGTCGACACCGGCGCGATCGACCCCTACGGATCGCCCACACCGTTCACACCGGCGCCTGCCGCCGCTGCGCCAAACTCGCACACGGCGCATGGCAAGCGCGCCACAGCCAAACCTTCACGAACCGCGATTGCCGCGCCACGGCAGCGCGCGGCACATGCTGCGACCACCGGGGGCACCGGGCGCAGATCTGCCGCTAGCCGAAGTTGA
- a CDS encoding type IV toxin-antitoxin system AbiEi family antitoxin domain-containing protein, with protein sequence MAQDRSTPLPTSLAQVPMKTIRPSDAARHYAHPRAQLGRLTERGLLHRLAHGYYMVVPQDRVGRSWMPGLETAAAGIASAIYGPDNIVVMGVSAARLHGAIPRALTIAAIATPQQHRPIELSDRTGSIRFVKRTTQNLDAERYETELGPTLVTTPEQTILDLAHRPKLGGAEIDIPGAVAVLYERSDKDRLLALATEQRRTASLERAEAWARR encoded by the coding sequence ATGGCGCAGGACCGCAGCACCCCCCTGCCGACAAGTCTGGCGCAAGTGCCGATGAAGACGATTCGGCCAAGCGATGCGGCTCGCCACTACGCCCATCCACGCGCACAGCTGGGTCGCCTCACCGAACGTGGATTACTGCATCGTCTCGCCCACGGCTACTACATGGTGGTGCCGCAAGACAGAGTGGGGCGCAGCTGGATGCCGGGGCTGGAGACCGCAGCGGCGGGCATCGCCTCGGCGATCTACGGGCCTGACAACATCGTCGTAATGGGCGTCAGTGCCGCGCGCCTGCACGGGGCGATTCCACGCGCACTCACCATCGCGGCAATCGCCACCCCCCAGCAGCACCGGCCCATCGAGTTGTCAGATCGCACCGGATCTATCCGATTCGTCAAACGCACCACCCAGAATCTGGATGCCGAACGCTACGAAACCGAGCTCGGACCAACGCTGGTGACCACACCTGAGCAGACGATCTTGGACCTCGCCCACCGACCCAAACTTGGCGGCGCCGAGATCGATATCCCAGGTGCCGTCGCAGTACTATACGAGCGCAGCGACAAAGACCGTCTACTGGCTTTGGCCACCGAACAGAGACGCACAGCGTCTTTGGAGCGGGCGGAAGCCTGGGCTCGACGGTGA